In Vigna angularis cultivar LongXiaoDou No.4 chromosome 8, ASM1680809v1, whole genome shotgun sequence, one DNA window encodes the following:
- the LOC108345633 gene encoding potassium transporter 8 isoform X2, whose amino-acid sequence MVCSHQQFLFFLLCQAWSFPCLKNNTDGLQLVDKNGEPKGKCIHNDVEVPVACVILVFLFALQHYGTHRVGCLFAPVVLTWLLCISAIGIYNIFHWNPHVYQALSPYYMFKFLKKTQKGGWMSLGGILLCITGSEAMYADLGHFSQLSIKIAFTFLVYPSLILAYMGQAAYLSRHHSLESDYRIGFYVSVPVKLRWPVLAIAILQAVVGSQAVITGTFSIIKQCSALGCFPKVKIIHTSSKTHGQIYIPEINWSLMLLCLAITVGFRDTKRMGNAAGLAVITVMLVTTCLMSLVIVLCWHKSILLAICFILFFGSIEALYFSASLIKFLEGAWVPIALSFIFLISMYVWHYGTIKKYEFDVQNKVPINWLLSLGPTLGIVRVKGIGLIHTELVSGIPAIFSHFVTNLPAFHQVVIFLCIKSVQVPHVRPEERFLVGRVGPKEYRLYRCIARYGYRDIHKDDMEFEKDLVCSIAEFIRSDTSEYGLGLGSFEEDTKMTVVGTSASNLEGSIRMSEDDQQQDSQMEGPSELMEVKPSPEKVRKRVRFVVPDSPQIDFETREELLELMEAKEAGMAFILSHSYVRAKSGSSWLKKVVINYGYDFLRRNSRGPTYALSIPHASTLEVGMIYHV is encoded by the exons ATGGTGTGCTCACACCAGCAATTTCTG TTTTTTCTGCTGTGTCAGGCTTGGAGCTTTCCATGTCTAAAGAACAACACAGAT GGCCTCCAATTAGTGGACAAAAATGGAGAACCAAAAGGCAAGTGCATACACAATG ATGTGGAGGTTCCAGTGGCTTGTGTAATACTGGTGTTTTTGTTTGCCCTTCAACATTATGGCACTCACCGTGTGGGATGTCTCTTTGCACCTGTTGTCTTGACCTGGCTACTTTGTATCAGTGCTATTGGTATTTATAACATCTTCCATTGGAATCCACATGTTTATCAAGCTCTCTCCCCATATTACATGTTCAAATTTCTGAAAAAGACTCAAAAGGGAGGATGGATGTCCTTGGGTGGAATTCTACTTTGTATAACAG GTTCAGAAGCCATGTATGCTGACTTAGGACACTTTTCACAATTGTCAATTAAG ATTGCATTCACCTTTTTGGTGTACCCTTCCTTAATCCTAGCATATATGGGACAAGCTGCATATCTTTCAAGGCATCATTCCCTTGAAAGTGATTATCGAATTGGGTTCTATGTATCAGTACCTG TAAAACTTAGATGGCCTGTTCTTGCAATAGCCATACTTCAAGCTGTGGTTGGAAGTCAAGCTGTCATCACAGGAACTTTCTCAATAATCAAGCAATGTTCTGCTTTGGGATGTTTCCCCAAAGTCAAAATCATCCACACATCATCCAAGACTCATGGCCAGATTTACATTCCTGAGATCAACTGGAGTTTGATGCTGCTTTGCCTGGCTATTACAGTTGGATTTAGAGATACTAAACGCATGGGAAATGCAGCAG GCTTGGCTGTTATAACTGTCATGCTGGTGACCACTTGCTTAATGTCTCTAGTTATAGTCTTATGTTGGCACAAAAGCATTTTGCTGGCAATTTGCTTCATATTGTTCTTTGGCTCCATTGAAGCACTCTATTTCTCAGCATCCCTGATCAAGTTCCTTGAGGGGGCTTGGGTCCCCATTGCCCTCTCattcatctttctcatttccatGTATGTATGGCATTATGGCACAATAAAGAAGTATGAGTTTGATGTTCAGAATAAGGTTCCAATCAACTGGCTCCTCAGTTTAGGCCCCACTCTAGGCATTGTCAGAGTCAAGGGAATTGGCCTCATACACACTGAGCTAGTATCTGGGATCCCAGCTATTTTCTCCCACTTTGTGACCAATCTCCCTGCCTTCCACCAAGTTGTTATCTTCCTCTGCATCAAGTCTGTCCAAGTGCCACATGTCAGACCAGAAGAAAGGTTCTTGGTGGGTAGAGTTGGCCCAAAGGAGTATAGGCTTTACAGGTGCATAGCCAGGTATGGCTACCGTGACATTCACAAGGATGACATGGAGTTTGAGAAGGATCTTGTGTGCAGCATAGCAGAATTCATCAGATCAGACACCTCAGAATATGGCCTAGGATTGGGAAGTTTTGAAGAAGACACAAAGATGACAGTCGTTGGGACTTCAGCATCAAACTTAGAGGGTTCAATAAGGATGTCTGAAGATGATCAACAACAAGATTCTCAGATGGAAGGCCCCTCAGAATTGATGGAAGTTAAGCCTTCTCCAGAGAAAGTGAGGAAGAGAGTGAGGTTTGTTGTGCCAGACAGTCCACAGATTGATTTTGAAACAAGAGAGGAGTTGCTTGAGCTAATGGAAGCAAAAGAGGCTGGAATGGCATTCATTCTTAGTCACTCATATGTTAGAGCAAAAAGTGGATCAAGCTGGTTGAAAAAAGTTGTCATCAATTATGGATATGATTTCTTAAGAAGAAACTCTAGAGGACCAACATATGCTTTAAGCATACCTCATGCATCTACCTTAGAGGTGGGCATGATCTACCATGTATGA
- the LOC108345633 gene encoding potassium transporter 8 isoform X1, producing MDLESVIRRNTIKEESWKTVLTLAYQSLGVVYGDLSTSPLYVYKSTFAEDIQHSDTNEEIYGVLSFVFWTLTLIPLLKYVFIVLRADDNGEGGTFALYSLLCRHARVSLLPNTQLADEDLTEYTIDNGTVPIDKKNVGLGLKSLLEKYRVLQRVLLVLALIGTCMVIGDGVLTPAISVFSAVSGLELSMSKEQHRYVEVPVACVILVFLFALQHYGTHRVGCLFAPVVLTWLLCISAIGIYNIFHWNPHVYQALSPYYMFKFLKKTQKGGWMSLGGILLCITGSEAMYADLGHFSQLSIKIAFTFLVYPSLILAYMGQAAYLSRHHSLESDYRIGFYVSVPVKLRWPVLAIAILQAVVGSQAVITGTFSIIKQCSALGCFPKVKIIHTSSKTHGQIYIPEINWSLMLLCLAITVGFRDTKRMGNAAGLAVITVMLVTTCLMSLVIVLCWHKSILLAICFILFFGSIEALYFSASLIKFLEGAWVPIALSFIFLISMYVWHYGTIKKYEFDVQNKVPINWLLSLGPTLGIVRVKGIGLIHTELVSGIPAIFSHFVTNLPAFHQVVIFLCIKSVQVPHVRPEERFLVGRVGPKEYRLYRCIARYGYRDIHKDDMEFEKDLVCSIAEFIRSDTSEYGLGLGSFEEDTKMTVVGTSASNLEGSIRMSEDDQQQDSQMEGPSELMEVKPSPEKVRKRVRFVVPDSPQIDFETREELLELMEAKEAGMAFILSHSYVRAKSGSSWLKKVVINYGYDFLRRNSRGPTYALSIPHASTLEVGMIYHV from the exons ATGGATCTTGAGTCTGTTATCCGTAGGAACACAATTAAG GAAGAATCATGGAAGACAGTGTTAACTTTGGCTTATCAAAGCTTGGGGGTTGTGTATGGAGACTTGAGCACTTCCCCACTTTACGTTTACAAAAGCACTTTCGCTGAGGATATTCAGCATTCAGATACCAATGAAGAAATCTATGGGGTGTTGTCTTTTGTTTTCTGGACGCTCACGCTGATTCCACTGCTCAAGTATGTGTTCATTGTGCTGAGAGCTGATGACAATGGCGAGGGAGGGACCTTTGCTCTCTACTCCTTGCTCTGCCGCCACGCTCGTGTTAGCTTGTTGCCTAACACTCAGCTTGCGGATGAGGACTTAACAGAGTACACCATAGACAATGGAACTGTTCCTATCGACAAGAAAAATGTTGGTTTGGGTTTGAAGAGCTTGTTGGAGAAATACAGGGTGCTGCAAAGGGTGCTGCTTGTTCTCGCCTTGATAGGAACTTGCATGGTTATTGGGGATGGTGTGCTCACACCAGCAATTTCTG TTTTTTCTGCTGTGTCAGGCTTGGAGCTTTCCATGTCTAAAGAACAACACAGAT ATGTGGAGGTTCCAGTGGCTTGTGTAATACTGGTGTTTTTGTTTGCCCTTCAACATTATGGCACTCACCGTGTGGGATGTCTCTTTGCACCTGTTGTCTTGACCTGGCTACTTTGTATCAGTGCTATTGGTATTTATAACATCTTCCATTGGAATCCACATGTTTATCAAGCTCTCTCCCCATATTACATGTTCAAATTTCTGAAAAAGACTCAAAAGGGAGGATGGATGTCCTTGGGTGGAATTCTACTTTGTATAACAG GTTCAGAAGCCATGTATGCTGACTTAGGACACTTTTCACAATTGTCAATTAAG ATTGCATTCACCTTTTTGGTGTACCCTTCCTTAATCCTAGCATATATGGGACAAGCTGCATATCTTTCAAGGCATCATTCCCTTGAAAGTGATTATCGAATTGGGTTCTATGTATCAGTACCTG TAAAACTTAGATGGCCTGTTCTTGCAATAGCCATACTTCAAGCTGTGGTTGGAAGTCAAGCTGTCATCACAGGAACTTTCTCAATAATCAAGCAATGTTCTGCTTTGGGATGTTTCCCCAAAGTCAAAATCATCCACACATCATCCAAGACTCATGGCCAGATTTACATTCCTGAGATCAACTGGAGTTTGATGCTGCTTTGCCTGGCTATTACAGTTGGATTTAGAGATACTAAACGCATGGGAAATGCAGCAG GCTTGGCTGTTATAACTGTCATGCTGGTGACCACTTGCTTAATGTCTCTAGTTATAGTCTTATGTTGGCACAAAAGCATTTTGCTGGCAATTTGCTTCATATTGTTCTTTGGCTCCATTGAAGCACTCTATTTCTCAGCATCCCTGATCAAGTTCCTTGAGGGGGCTTGGGTCCCCATTGCCCTCTCattcatctttctcatttccatGTATGTATGGCATTATGGCACAATAAAGAAGTATGAGTTTGATGTTCAGAATAAGGTTCCAATCAACTGGCTCCTCAGTTTAGGCCCCACTCTAGGCATTGTCAGAGTCAAGGGAATTGGCCTCATACACACTGAGCTAGTATCTGGGATCCCAGCTATTTTCTCCCACTTTGTGACCAATCTCCCTGCCTTCCACCAAGTTGTTATCTTCCTCTGCATCAAGTCTGTCCAAGTGCCACATGTCAGACCAGAAGAAAGGTTCTTGGTGGGTAGAGTTGGCCCAAAGGAGTATAGGCTTTACAGGTGCATAGCCAGGTATGGCTACCGTGACATTCACAAGGATGACATGGAGTTTGAGAAGGATCTTGTGTGCAGCATAGCAGAATTCATCAGATCAGACACCTCAGAATATGGCCTAGGATTGGGAAGTTTTGAAGAAGACACAAAGATGACAGTCGTTGGGACTTCAGCATCAAACTTAGAGGGTTCAATAAGGATGTCTGAAGATGATCAACAACAAGATTCTCAGATGGAAGGCCCCTCAGAATTGATGGAAGTTAAGCCTTCTCCAGAGAAAGTGAGGAAGAGAGTGAGGTTTGTTGTGCCAGACAGTCCACAGATTGATTTTGAAACAAGAGAGGAGTTGCTTGAGCTAATGGAAGCAAAAGAGGCTGGAATGGCATTCATTCTTAGTCACTCATATGTTAGAGCAAAAAGTGGATCAAGCTGGTTGAAAAAAGTTGTCATCAATTATGGATATGATTTCTTAAGAAGAAACTCTAGAGGACCAACATATGCTTTAAGCATACCTCATGCATCTACCTTAGAGGTGGGCATGATCTACCATGTATGA